In the genome of Streptomyces sp. V2I9, one region contains:
- a CDS encoding sugar porter family MFS transporter, whose protein sequence is MTSAANGPESGARSAHPDHLGHVIFITAAAAMGGFLFGYDSSVINGAVEAIRDRYDIGSGTLAQVIAIALIGCAIGAATAGRIADRIGRIRCMQIASVLFTASAIGSALPFALWDLAVWRIIGGFAIGMASVIGPAYIAEVSPPAYRGRLGSFQQAAIVIGIAISQLVNYAVLQVADGDQRGEILGLEAWQWMLGVMVVPAVLYGLLSFAIPESPRFLISVGKKAEARKILEEVEGKDIDLDARVTEIETAMHREHKSSFKDLLGSRFIFLPIVWVGIGLSMFQQLVGINVAFYYSATLWQSVGIDPTDSFFYSFTTSIINIIGTVIAMVLVDRVGRRPLALVGSIGMAVALAVEAWAFSADLVDGKLPTAQGATALVAAHVFVLFFALSWGVVVWVFLGEMFPNRLRAAALGVAVFAQWMANWAITASFPSLADWNLSGTYIIYACFAVLSIPFVLKFVKETKGKALEEMG, encoded by the coding sequence CCGGTCGGCCCACCCGGACCACCTCGGCCATGTCATCTTCATCACCGCGGCGGCGGCGATGGGCGGCTTCCTCTTCGGCTACGACAGCTCCGTCATCAACGGAGCCGTCGAGGCCATCCGCGACCGGTACGACATCGGCTCCGGCACGCTCGCCCAGGTCATCGCCATCGCACTGATCGGCTGCGCGATCGGCGCCGCCACCGCCGGGCGCATCGCGGACCGGATCGGCCGCATCCGCTGCATGCAGATCGCCTCGGTGCTCTTCACCGCCAGTGCCATCGGATCGGCACTGCCGTTCGCGCTCTGGGACCTGGCGGTGTGGCGCATCATCGGCGGCTTCGCCATCGGCATGGCCTCCGTGATCGGCCCGGCCTACATCGCCGAGGTCTCCCCGCCCGCCTACCGCGGCCGGCTCGGCTCCTTCCAGCAGGCCGCGATCGTCATCGGCATCGCCATCTCCCAACTGGTGAACTACGCCGTCCTCCAGGTCGCGGACGGCGACCAGCGCGGCGAGATCCTGGGCCTGGAAGCCTGGCAGTGGATGCTCGGGGTGATGGTCGTCCCGGCCGTTCTGTACGGGCTGCTCTCCTTCGCGATCCCCGAGTCCCCCCGCTTCCTCATCTCGGTCGGCAAGAAGGCCGAGGCCCGCAAGATCCTGGAAGAGGTCGAGGGCAAGGACATCGACCTCGACGCCCGCGTGACCGAGATCGAGACGGCCATGCACCGCGAGCACAAGTCCTCCTTCAAGGACCTGCTCGGCAGCCGGTTCATCTTCCTGCCGATCGTCTGGGTCGGCATCGGCCTGTCGATGTTCCAGCAGCTCGTCGGCATCAACGTCGCGTTCTACTACTCGGCGACGCTGTGGCAGTCCGTCGGCATCGACCCGACCGACTCGTTCTTCTACTCCTTCACCACCTCGATCATCAACATCATCGGCACGGTGATCGCGATGGTGCTGGTGGACCGGGTGGGCCGTCGTCCGCTGGCCCTCGTCGGCTCCATCGGCATGGCGGTCGCACTGGCCGTCGAGGCGTGGGCCTTCTCCGCCGACCTGGTCGACGGCAAGCTGCCCACCGCCCAGGGCGCCACCGCGCTGGTCGCCGCCCACGTCTTCGTGCTCTTCTTCGCCCTGTCGTGGGGTGTCGTCGTCTGGGTCTTCCTGGGCGAGATGTTCCCCAACCGCCTGCGCGCAGCCGCCCTCGGTGTCGCCGTCTTCGCCCAGTGGATGGCCAACTGGGCGATCACCGCCAGCTTCCCCAGCCTCGCCGACTGGAATCTCTCGGGGACGTACATCATCTACGCCTGTTTCGCGGTGCTCTCGATCCCCTTCGTGCTCAAGTTCGTGAAGGAGACCAAGGGCAAGGCGCTGGAGGAGATGGGCTGA
- the ftsY gene encoding signal recognition particle-docking protein FtsY, with amino-acid sequence MEIVILAVVIALVAVGLVGGLVVGSRKKKKLPPPPPSTPTITPPVEPQVGEEAETPRDEARRTIDEVGLPDATAPVEEAPVAEAPEAPALDVPEPTAGRLVRLRARLARSQNSLGKGLLTLLSRDNLDEDTWEEIEDTLLTADVGVAPTQELVERLRERVRVLGTRTPDELRALLREELITLLGPDFDREVRTEGGAETPGVVMVVGVNGTGKTTTTGKLARVLVADGRSVVLGAADTFRAAAADQLQTWGERVGARTVRGPEGGDPASIAYDAVKEGIAEGADVVLIDTAGRLHTKTGLMDELGKVKRVVEKHGPLDEVLLVLDATTGQNGLVQARVFAEVVDITGIVLTKLDGTAKGGIVIAVQRELGVPVKLIGLGEGPDDLAPFEPGAFVDALIGD; translated from the coding sequence ATGGAAATCGTCATCCTCGCTGTAGTCATCGCCCTGGTCGCTGTCGGCCTGGTCGGCGGGCTCGTGGTCGGCAGCCGCAAGAAGAAGAAGCTGCCGCCCCCGCCGCCGAGCACACCGACCATCACTCCTCCCGTCGAACCGCAGGTCGGCGAGGAGGCCGAGACGCCGCGCGACGAAGCGCGGCGCACCATCGACGAAGTCGGTCTCCCGGACGCCACGGCGCCCGTGGAGGAGGCCCCGGTCGCCGAGGCCCCCGAAGCCCCCGCACTGGACGTCCCCGAGCCCACCGCCGGCCGGCTCGTCCGGCTCCGTGCCCGGCTCGCCCGCTCGCAGAACTCGCTCGGCAAGGGCCTCCTCACCCTGCTCTCCCGCGACAACCTCGACGAGGACACCTGGGAGGAGATCGAGGACACCCTCCTCACCGCCGACGTAGGCGTCGCCCCCACCCAGGAGCTGGTCGAGCGGCTGCGCGAGCGCGTCCGCGTGCTCGGCACCCGTACCCCGGACGAACTGCGCGCCCTGCTCCGCGAGGAGCTCATCACCCTGCTCGGCCCGGACTTCGACCGCGAGGTCAGGACCGAGGGCGGCGCGGAGACCCCCGGCGTCGTCATGGTCGTCGGCGTCAACGGCACCGGGAAGACCACCACCACCGGCAAGCTGGCGCGGGTGCTCGTCGCGGACGGCCGCAGCGTGGTCCTCGGCGCGGCCGACACCTTCCGCGCCGCCGCCGCCGACCAGCTCCAGACCTGGGGCGAGCGCGTCGGAGCCCGTACGGTCCGCGGGCCCGAGGGCGGTGACCCCGCCTCGATCGCCTACGACGCCGTCAAGGAGGGCATCGCGGAGGGCGCGGACGTCGTCCTCATCGACACTGCGGGCCGGCTCCACACCAAGACCGGCCTCATGGACGAGCTCGGCAAGGTCAAGCGCGTCGTGGAGAAGCACGGCCCGCTGGACGAGGTGCTCCTCGTCCTGGACGCCACCACCGGACAGAACGGCCTCGTCCAGGCCCGCGTGTTCGCGGAGGTCGTGGACATCACCGGCATCGTCCTCACCAAGCTCGACGGCACCGCAAAGGGCGGCATCGTCATCGCCGTCCAGCGTGAGCTGGGCGTGCCGGTGAAGCTGATCGGCCTCGGCGAGGGCCCGGACGATCTCGCTCCCTTCGAGCCGGGCGCCTTCGTGGACGCCCTGATCGGCGACTGA
- a CDS encoding bifunctional DNA primase/polymerase: MGFTIGGIREMRSGARRRHRGTAGTAVAEYTGLWGWAVRPGARAAAGACSCGDADCPAPGAHPLDFAAEVPAGTGLDRAADAWAGTPGAAMLLPVGRAFDVLEVAEQAGRRAVVRMERMGLPPGPVAVTPTGRAQFFVAPGAAAELPALLYRMGWDDARLDLRALGPGAYVTAPPSDLGGLGPVRWLRTPALDTAAAPPQARLLLGTLAYVCHRS; encoded by the coding sequence ATGGGCTTCACTATCGGCGGCATCCGGGAGATGCGATCCGGTGCGCGGCGACGCCACCGCGGCACCGCGGGCACAGCGGTGGCCGAGTACACGGGTCTGTGGGGCTGGGCGGTGCGGCCCGGAGCGCGGGCCGCGGCCGGCGCCTGCTCGTGCGGCGACGCGGACTGCCCGGCTCCGGGGGCCCATCCCCTGGACTTCGCCGCCGAGGTCCCGGCGGGCACCGGCCTGGACCGTGCGGCGGACGCCTGGGCCGGGACGCCGGGCGCGGCGATGCTGCTGCCGGTGGGCCGCGCCTTCGACGTCCTGGAGGTCGCGGAGCAGGCCGGGCGGCGCGCGGTGGTGCGGATGGAGCGGATGGGGTTGCCGCCGGGGCCGGTCGCGGTGACGCCGACCGGGCGGGCGCAGTTCTTCGTCGCCCCCGGAGCCGCCGCCGAGCTGCCGGCACTGCTCTACCGGATGGGCTGGGACGACGCGCGACTCGACCTGCGCGCCCTCGGACCCGGTGCGTACGTCACCGCTCCGCCCTCCGATCTCGGCGGCCTCGGCCCGGTCCGCTGGCTGCGGACCCCGGCGCTGGACACGGCGGCCGCTCCCCCGCAGGCGCGGCTGCTGCTGGGGACGCTGGCGTACGTCTGCCACCGCTCGTAA
- a CDS encoding ammonium transporter, translating to MPPGITTLAADAPELSAANTGFMLICSALVMLMTPGLAFFYGGMVRVKSTLNMLMMSFISLGIVTVLWVLYGFSLAFGSDVGSVIGWSSGYVGLGDIGVTELWDGYTIPVYVFAAFQLMFAVLTPALISGALADRVKFTAWALFVVLWVTVVYFPVAHWVWGTGGWLFEMGVIDFAGGTAVHINAGAAALGVILVIGKRVGFKKDPMRPHSLPLVMLGVALLWFGWFGFNAGSWLGNDDGVGAVMFLNTQVAAAAAVLGWLIYEKLRHGTFTTLGAASGAVAGLVAITPAGGSVSPLGALAIGVIAGVLCAMAVGLKYRFGYDDSLDVIGVHLVGGVIGSVLVGFFATGGVQSDAKGLFYGGGLEQLGKQVVGVVAVLAYSLVVSALIALVIHRTIGMRVSEDDEVSGIDQVEHAETAYDFSGAGGGSVSRTTAPAPAPTAAPKAKKVDA from the coding sequence ATGCCCCCAGGCATCACGACGCTTGCCGCAGACGCCCCCGAGCTGTCTGCCGCCAACACCGGGTTCATGCTCATCTGCTCGGCCCTGGTGATGCTCATGACCCCCGGCCTGGCCTTCTTCTACGGAGGCATGGTCCGCGTCAAGAGCACCCTCAACATGCTGATGATGAGCTTCATCAGCCTCGGGATCGTCACGGTCCTGTGGGTGCTCTACGGATTCAGCCTCGCCTTCGGCTCCGACGTCGGCTCGGTCATCGGCTGGAGCTCCGGCTACGTCGGCCTCGGCGACATCGGCGTCACCGAACTCTGGGACGGCTACACCATCCCGGTGTACGTCTTCGCCGCCTTCCAGCTGATGTTCGCCGTCCTCACCCCGGCCCTGATCAGCGGTGCGCTCGCCGACCGGGTGAAGTTCACCGCCTGGGCGCTCTTCGTGGTCCTGTGGGTCACCGTCGTCTACTTCCCCGTCGCCCACTGGGTCTGGGGCACCGGCGGCTGGCTCTTCGAGATGGGAGTCATCGACTTCGCCGGCGGCACGGCCGTCCACATCAACGCGGGTGCGGCCGCCCTCGGCGTCATCCTGGTCATCGGCAAGCGCGTCGGCTTCAAGAAGGACCCGATGCGGCCGCACAGCCTGCCGCTCGTCATGCTCGGCGTGGCCCTCCTGTGGTTCGGCTGGTTCGGCTTCAACGCCGGGTCCTGGCTCGGCAACGACGACGGCGTCGGCGCGGTCATGTTCCTCAACACCCAGGTCGCCGCCGCGGCCGCCGTCCTCGGGTGGCTGATCTACGAGAAGCTGCGCCACGGCACCTTCACCACCCTCGGCGCCGCCTCCGGCGCGGTCGCCGGCCTCGTCGCCATCACCCCGGCCGGCGGCTCGGTCAGCCCGCTCGGCGCCCTCGCGATCGGCGTCATCGCCGGAGTCCTGTGCGCCATGGCGGTCGGCCTGAAGTACCGGTTCGGCTACGACGACTCCCTCGACGTCATCGGCGTCCACCTCGTCGGCGGCGTCATCGGCTCGGTCCTGGTCGGCTTCTTCGCCACCGGAGGCGTCCAGTCCGACGCCAAGGGCCTCTTCTACGGCGGCGGCCTCGAACAGCTCGGCAAGCAGGTCGTCGGCGTCGTCGCGGTCCTCGCGTACTCTCTCGTCGTCTCCGCGCTGATCGCCCTGGTGATCCACCGGACCATCGGCATGCGGGTCTCCGAGGACGACGAGGTCTCCGGCATCGACCAGGTCGAGCACGCCGAGACGGCCTACGACTTCAGCGGCGCGGGCGGCGGCTCGGTCTCCCGCACCACCGCCCCCGCACCCGCCCCGACGGCAGCACCGAAGGCAAAGAAGGTGGACGCATGA
- a CDS encoding P-II family nitrogen regulator — MKLITAVVKPHRLDEIKEALQAFGVQGLTVTEASGYGRQRGHTEVYRGAEYTVDLVPKIRIEVLVEDEDAEQLIEVVVKAARTGKIGDGKVWSVPVDTAVRVRTGERGPDAL, encoded by the coding sequence ATGAAGCTCATCACCGCGGTCGTGAAGCCCCACCGGCTGGACGAGATCAAGGAGGCCCTCCAGGCCTTCGGCGTCCAGGGGCTCACCGTCACCGAGGCCAGCGGCTACGGGCGGCAGCGCGGCCACACCGAGGTCTACCGGGGTGCCGAGTACACCGTGGACCTGGTCCCCAAGATCCGCATCGAGGTCCTCGTCGAGGACGAGGACGCCGAACAGCTCATCGAGGTCGTCGTCAAGGCCGCCCGCACCGGCAAGATCGGCGACGGGAAGGTCTGGAGCGTCCCGGTCGACACCGCCGTCCGCGTGCGGACCGGCGAGCGCGGCCCGGACGCCCTCTGA
- a CDS encoding [protein-PII] uridylyltransferase gives MTRTEVTTETEDQGPSGYAAARLRLLQQEARSGPPRRAALARLTDDWLTGLFTAAAVRTGVRGAALVAVGGYGRGELSPRSDLDLLLLHDGHADRAALAALADAVWYPVWDLGLALDHSVRTPGEARRTAGEDLKVQLGLLDARPVAGDLGLVASLRTAILADWRNQAPKRLPALLELGRERAERAGELQFLLEPDLKEARGGLRDATALRAVAASWVADAPREGLDRARRTLLDTRDALHLTTGRATDRLALQEQDQVAGALGLLDADTLLRQVYEAARTVSYATDVTWREVERVLRARSARPKLRALLGGGLGSRTAPERTPLADGVVDADGEVVLARAARPERDPVLTLRAAAAAAEAGLPLSRHLVRHLAATARPLPVPWPPEAREELVTLLGAGEATVPVWEALEAEGIVTRLLPDWERVHCRPQRNPVHTWTVDRHLVETAVRAASLTRRVHRPDLLLVAALLHDIGKGWPGDHSVAGEVIARDMATRIGFDQQDTGVIATLVRHHLLLVETATRRDLDDPATVRAVATAVGDASTLELLHALTEADALATGPAAWSSWRASLVADLVGRVAAVLAGELPEEPAEGAPSTEHERLAVEALRTGGPVLTLRTRTEEPHGDGEVAPVGVELLIALPDRPGVLPAAAGVLALHRLTVRSADLRALELPDDVGERADLLLLSWRVSAAYGSLPQAARLRADLVRALDGSLDIRARLAEREAAYPRRRGVKAPPPRVSVAAAGSRRATVIEVRAQDAPGLLHRIGRALEGSAVRVRSAHVSTLGANAVDAFYVTGADGEPLPPERAAEVAREVEKALN, from the coding sequence GTGACGCGTACCGAAGTGACCACCGAGACCGAAGACCAGGGACCCAGCGGCTACGCGGCGGCCCGGCTGCGCCTCCTCCAGCAGGAGGCGCGGTCCGGGCCGCCGCGCCGTGCGGCCCTCGCCCGCCTCACCGACGACTGGCTCACCGGCCTGTTCACCGCCGCGGCCGTCCGCACCGGGGTGCGCGGTGCCGCCCTGGTCGCGGTCGGCGGCTACGGGCGCGGTGAGCTCTCCCCGCGCAGCGACCTCGACCTGCTCCTCCTGCACGACGGCCACGCCGACCGGGCGGCCCTCGCGGCCCTCGCCGACGCCGTCTGGTACCCGGTCTGGGACCTGGGCCTCGCCCTCGACCACTCCGTACGCACCCCCGGCGAGGCCCGCAGGACGGCGGGCGAGGACCTCAAGGTCCAGCTCGGCCTGCTCGACGCCCGCCCGGTCGCCGGCGACCTCGGCCTCGTCGCCTCCCTGCGCACCGCGATCCTCGCCGACTGGCGCAACCAGGCCCCCAAGCGCCTCCCCGCCCTCCTGGAACTCGGCCGGGAACGCGCCGAGCGGGCGGGCGAGTTGCAGTTCCTCCTGGAACCCGACCTCAAGGAGGCCCGCGGCGGTCTCCGCGACGCCACCGCCCTGCGCGCGGTGGCCGCCTCCTGGGTCGCGGACGCCCCGCGCGAAGGGCTCGACCGGGCCCGCCGGACCCTCCTCGACACCCGCGACGCCCTCCACCTCACCACCGGGCGCGCCACCGACCGCCTCGCCCTCCAGGAACAGGACCAGGTCGCCGGAGCGCTCGGCCTGCTCGACGCCGACACCCTGCTGCGCCAGGTCTACGAGGCCGCGCGGACGGTCTCGTACGCCACCGACGTCACCTGGCGCGAGGTCGAACGCGTCCTGCGCGCCCGCTCCGCCCGCCCCAAGCTCCGCGCCCTGCTCGGCGGCGGCCTCGGCTCCAGGACCGCCCCCGAACGCACCCCGCTCGCCGACGGCGTGGTGGACGCGGACGGCGAAGTGGTCCTCGCCCGCGCCGCCCGCCCCGAACGCGACCCGGTCCTCACCCTGCGCGCCGCCGCGGCCGCCGCCGAGGCCGGGCTCCCGCTCTCCCGCCACCTCGTACGCCACCTGGCGGCCACCGCCCGGCCGCTGCCGGTGCCCTGGCCCCCCGAGGCCCGCGAGGAACTGGTCACCCTGCTCGGCGCGGGCGAGGCCACCGTCCCCGTCTGGGAGGCGCTGGAGGCGGAGGGGATCGTCACCCGGCTGCTGCCCGACTGGGAACGCGTGCACTGCCGCCCCCAGCGCAACCCCGTCCACACCTGGACCGTCGACCGGCACCTCGTGGAGACGGCCGTCCGCGCGGCCTCCCTCACCCGCCGCGTCCACCGCCCCGACCTCCTCCTGGTCGCCGCCCTCCTCCACGACATCGGCAAGGGCTGGCCCGGCGACCACTCCGTGGCGGGCGAGGTCATCGCCCGCGACATGGCCACCCGCATCGGCTTCGACCAGCAGGACACCGGCGTCATCGCCACCCTCGTCCGCCACCACCTCCTGCTCGTCGAGACCGCCACCCGGCGCGACCTCGACGACCCCGCCACCGTGCGGGCGGTCGCCACGGCCGTGGGCGACGCCTCCACCCTGGAGCTGCTGCACGCCCTCACCGAGGCCGACGCGCTGGCCACCGGGCCCGCCGCCTGGAGCTCCTGGCGGGCCTCCCTCGTCGCGGACCTCGTCGGACGCGTGGCGGCCGTTCTCGCCGGGGAGCTTCCCGAGGAGCCCGCCGAGGGCGCCCCCAGCACCGAGCACGAACGCCTCGCCGTCGAGGCACTGCGCACCGGCGGCCCCGTCCTCACCCTGCGCACCCGCACCGAGGAACCCCACGGGGACGGCGAGGTGGCGCCGGTCGGCGTCGAACTCCTCATCGCCCTGCCGGACCGTCCCGGCGTCCTGCCCGCCGCGGCGGGCGTCCTCGCCCTGCACCGCCTCACCGTGCGCTCCGCGGATCTGCGCGCGCTGGAACTGCCCGACGACGTGGGGGAGCGGGCGGACCTGCTGCTGCTCAGCTGGCGGGTGTCCGCCGCTTACGGGTCCCTCCCGCAGGCCGCCCGCCTCCGCGCCGACCTCGTACGCGCCCTGGACGGCTCCCTGGACATCCGGGCGCGGCTCGCCGAACGGGAGGCCGCCTACCCCCGCAGGCGCGGGGTCAAGGCCCCGCCGCCACGGGTCTCCGTGGCCGCCGCGGGCTCCCGCCGGGCCACCGTCATCGAGGTCCGCGCCCAGGACGCTCCGGGCCTGCTGCACCGGATCGGCCGGGCCCTGGAGGGCAGTGCGGTACGGGTGCGGAGCGCCCATGTCTCCACCCTCGGCGCCAACGCCGTGGACGCCTTCTACGTGACCGGCGCGGACGGGGAACCGCTGCCTCCGGAACGGGCCGCCGAGGTGGCCCGCGAGGTCGAGAAGGCCCTCAACTGA
- the ffh gene encoding signal recognition particle protein has protein sequence MFDTLSDRLSATFKNLRGKGRLSEADIDATAREIRIALLEADVALPVVRTFIANVKERARGAEVSQALNPAQQVVKIVNEELVSILGGETRRLRFAKTAPTVIMLAGLQGAGKTTLAGKLGLWLKGQGHSPLLVACDLQRPNAVNQLSVVAERAGVAVYAPEPGNGVGDPVQVAKDSIEFAKAKVHDIVIVDTAGRLGIDQELMRQAADIRDAVSPDEILFVVDAMIGQDAVNTAEAFRDGVGFDGVVLSKLDGDARGGAALSIAHVTGKQIMFASNGEKLEDFDAFHPDRMASRILDMGDLLTLIEQAEKTFSQEEAAKMASKLQSSKGGKDFTLDDFLAQMEQVRKMGSISKLLGMLPGMGQIKDQINNIDERDIDRTAAIIKSMTPKERAEPTIINGSRRARIAKGAGVEVSVVKSLVERFFEARKMMSKMAQGGGMPGMPGMPGMGGGPGRQKKQVKQAKGKRKSGNPMKRKAEEQAAAARREQAAQNGGALGLPAPQDGKNFELPDEFKKFM, from the coding sequence GTGTTCGATACTCTCTCCGACCGCCTTAGCGCGACCTTCAAGAACCTCAGGGGCAAGGGCCGCTTGTCCGAGGCGGACATCGACGCCACGGCACGCGAGATCCGTATCGCCCTGCTGGAAGCCGACGTCGCCCTGCCCGTGGTCCGGACCTTCATCGCCAACGTGAAGGAGCGGGCGCGCGGCGCCGAGGTCTCCCAGGCGCTGAACCCCGCCCAGCAGGTCGTCAAGATCGTCAACGAGGAGCTCGTCTCCATCCTCGGCGGCGAGACCCGGCGGCTGCGGTTCGCCAAGACCGCCCCCACCGTGATCATGCTCGCCGGCCTCCAGGGCGCCGGTAAGACGACGCTGGCCGGAAAGCTCGGCCTCTGGCTCAAGGGCCAGGGCCACTCCCCGCTGCTCGTCGCCTGCGACCTCCAGCGCCCCAACGCCGTCAACCAGCTGAGCGTCGTCGCCGAGCGCGCCGGCGTCGCGGTGTACGCCCCCGAGCCGGGCAACGGTGTCGGCGACCCGGTCCAGGTCGCCAAGGACTCCATCGAGTTCGCCAAGGCCAAGGTGCACGACATCGTCATCGTCGACACCGCCGGCCGCCTCGGCATCGACCAGGAGCTGATGCGGCAGGCCGCGGACATCCGCGACGCCGTCAGCCCCGACGAGATCCTCTTCGTCGTCGACGCGATGATCGGCCAGGACGCGGTCAACACCGCCGAGGCCTTCCGCGACGGCGTCGGCTTCGACGGCGTGGTGCTCTCCAAGCTCGACGGTGACGCCCGCGGTGGTGCGGCCCTGTCGATCGCCCACGTCACGGGCAAGCAGATCATGTTCGCGTCGAACGGCGAGAAGCTGGAGGACTTCGACGCGTTCCACCCGGACCGGATGGCCTCCCGCATCCTCGACATGGGTGACCTGCTCACGCTGATCGAGCAGGCGGAGAAGACGTTCAGCCAGGAAGAGGCCGCCAAGATGGCCTCCAAGCTCCAGTCGAGCAAGGGTGGGAAGGACTTCACCCTCGACGACTTCCTGGCCCAGATGGAGCAGGTCCGCAAGATGGGCTCCATCTCCAAGCTGCTCGGGATGCTGCCCGGCATGGGGCAGATCAAGGACCAGATCAACAACATCGACGAGCGCGACATCGACCGCACCGCCGCGATCATCAAGTCGATGACGCCCAAGGAGCGCGCCGAGCCGACGATCATCAACGGCTCCCGCCGGGCCCGTATCGCCAAGGGCGCCGGCGTCGAGGTCTCCGTCGTCAAGAGCCTGGTGGAGCGCTTCTTCGAGGCCCGCAAGATGATGTCGAAGATGGCCCAGGGCGGCGGCATGCCCGGTATGCCGGGCATGCCGGGCATGGGTGGTGGTCCCGGACGGCAGAAGAAGCAGGTCAAGCAGGCCAAGGGCAAGCGCAAGAGCGGCAACCCCATGAAGCGCAAGGCCGAGGAGCAGGCGGCGGCGGCCCGCCGCGAGCAGGCGGCCCAGAACGGTGGCGCCCTCGGACTGCCCGCCCCCCAGGACGGCAAGAACTTCGAGCTGCCGGACGAGTTCAAGAAGTTCATGTAG
- a CDS encoding methyltransferase domain-containing protein, translating to MTPTLVRNQPYADVSAPADAGTRARDWAEIQERMLAPLHGAVYDRLEVGAATRMLALGCGSGLAMLVAAARGAQVTGVDSDRERLALARARLLPGADWDDAHARHPAGGRARLLEDGRPAPAGADGAPYNLITVFEPIGCAAGDSEGLVPALRSAVPLAVRGASVVLTGWGPPERCATADVLRVAARLTDSAPPTRTEPGRWRPTLRDDLEDVAARAGLRPDGSGRVSCPFGYADVGSAVRGLLSTGLFDAAVRATDRSQVEKEVAEALHPHRRPDGTVWMPNVFRYLICVT from the coding sequence ATGACACCAACGCTCGTCCGGAACCAGCCGTACGCGGACGTCTCCGCGCCGGCGGACGCCGGTACCCGCGCACGCGACTGGGCCGAGATCCAGGAACGCATGCTCGCTCCCCTGCACGGAGCCGTCTACGACCGGCTGGAGGTCGGGGCCGCCACCCGGATGCTCGCCCTCGGCTGCGGCTCGGGCCTCGCGATGCTCGTCGCGGCGGCCCGCGGGGCGCAGGTCACGGGTGTGGACTCCGACCGGGAACGCCTGGCCCTGGCCCGTGCGAGGCTGCTGCCCGGCGCCGACTGGGACGACGCGCACGCCCGGCACCCGGCCGGGGGCCGGGCCCGGCTGCTGGAGGACGGGCGGCCGGCGCCCGCCGGCGCGGACGGGGCTCCGTACAACCTGATCACGGTGTTCGAGCCGATCGGCTGCGCGGCCGGGGACTCCGAGGGGCTGGTGCCGGCGCTGCGGTCGGCCGTCCCGCTGGCCGTCCGGGGCGCCTCGGTGGTGCTGACCGGCTGGGGCCCGCCGGAGCGCTGCGCCACGGCGGACGTGCTGCGGGTGGCCGCCCGGCTGACGGATTCGGCGCCGCCGACGCGTACGGAACCGGGCAGGTGGCGGCCCACCCTCCGGGACGACCTGGAGGACGTGGCGGCGCGGGCCGGGCTGCGGCCGGACGGTTCGGGGCGGGTGTCCTGCCCGTTCGGCTACGCGGACGTGGGCAGCGCGGTGCGCGGGCTGCTGTCCACCGGCCTCTTCGACGCCGCCGTACGGGCCACGGACCGTTCTCAGGTGGAGAAGGAGGTCGCGGAGGCGCTTCACCCGCATCGGCGGCCGGACGGCACGGTGTGGATGCCGAACGTCTTCCGCTATCTGATCTGTGTGACGTGA